The Rhipicephalus sanguineus isolate Rsan-2018 chromosome 7, BIME_Rsan_1.4, whole genome shotgun sequence genome includes a window with the following:
- the LOC119399929 gene encoding casein kinase I, translating to MELRVGNKYRLGRKIGSGSFGDIYLGTNITTGEEVAIKLECIKTKHPQLHIESKFYKMMQGGVGIPLIKWCGSEGDYNVMVMELLGPSLEDLFNFCNRKFSLKTVLLLADQLVSRVEYIHSKNFIHRDIKPDNFLMGLGKKGNLVYIIDFGLAKKYRDSRTHNHIPYRENKNLTGTARYASINTHLGIEQSRRDDLESLGYVLMYFNRGSLPWQGLRAATKRQKYERISEKKMSTPIEELCRSFPSEFATYLNYCRSLRFDEKPDYSYLRQLLRNLFHRQGFTYDYVFDWNMLKFGGNRSQAGGAEAGATGVVGAEGGPEGGHRAQGGAQQAHHASTAASRGLPPTTASGSQRPPYRGTFLTGMNGEQHGMPASPPYPPWRKGADHHNAASGALTKSGVAKASDR from the exons ATGGAGCTTCGAGTCGGCAACAAGTACCGGCTCGGACGGAAAATTGGCAGCGGATCCTTCGGGGATATTTATTTGG GGACAAACATAACGACGGGCGAGGAGGTGGCCATCAAGCTGGAATGCATCAAGACGAAGCACCCGCAGCTGCACATCGAGTCCAAGTTCTACAAGATGATGCAGGGTGGCGTCGGCATCCCGCTGATCAAGTGGTGCGGCTCGGAGGGCGACTACAACGTCATGGTGATGGAGCTGCTGGGACCGTCGCTCGAGGACCTGTTCAACTTCTGCAACCGCAAGTTCTCACTCAAGACGGTGCTGCTGCTGGCCGACCAGCTAGTGTCGCGCGTCGAGTACATCCACTCCAAGAACTTCATCCACCGCGACATCAAGCCCGACAACTTCCTCATGGGGCTGGGCAAGAAGGGCAACCTGGTGTACATCATCGACTTTGGTCTGGCCAAGAAGTACCGGGACTCGCGGACGCACAACCACATCCCCTACCGGGAGAACAAGAACCTGACGGGCACGGCCCGCTACGCCTCCATCAACACCCACCTGGGCATCGAGCAGAGCCGCCGGGACGACCTGGAGAGCCTCGGCTACGTGCTGATGTACTTCAACCGGGGCAGCCTGCCCTGGCAGGGTCTGCGGGCGGCCACCAAGCGGCAAAAGTACGAGCGCATCAGCGAGAAGAAGATGTCGACGCCCATCGAGGAGCTGTGCCGCAGCTTCCCCTCGGAGTTTGCCACCTACCTGAACTACTGCCGGTCGCTGCGCTTCGACGAGAAGCCCGACTACTCGTACCTGCGGCAGCTCCTACGCAACCTGTTCCATAGGCAGGGCTTTACCTACGACTACGTGTTTGACTGGAACATGCTCAAGTTT GGCGGCAATCGGAGCCAGGCTGGCGGTGCCGAGGCCGGGGCCACGGGGGTGGTCGGGGCCGAGGGGGGTCCCGAAGGAGGTCACCGGGCACAGGGGGGAGCCCAGCAGGCGCACCACGCGTCGACGGCGGCCTCGCGGGGCCTGCCCCCGACCACGGCGTCAGGCTCGCAGCGGCCCCCCTACCGAGGGACCTTCCTGACCGGCATGAACGGCGAGCAGCACGGCATGCCCGCATCTCCCCCCTACCCCCCATGGAGGAAAGGCGCCGACCACCACAACGCCGCCTCCGGAGCTCTCACAAAG
- the LOC119399928 gene encoding DNA polymerase delta subunit 2 yields MPMAVDGKLTEVKYTRPECAFCDLSDRFTLPDRTFNRQYAAFYCARYKAVRDVLEDRAREKWGKLDVPITTLCDLVEDKRSVVVGTLFKIMELQPSILKEISEEHHIAPQPQRSHFTDNADSLVLEDDKQRLALSGSIDVHTHVTGVPIALLGRVGTDGRFAVEDFCYAEPPEQIKRPLLKTDMFVLLVSGVGLTEKADSLLPFQLLIDYVSGFLGCDADQERASRVVRVILAGNSLRQKGSSKDMSRAKFTVRKESSADASVARLLDSLLEQLSRSVEVDVMPGLSDPAASLLPQQPMHPCLFPGASQRASLRCVTNPYQFELDGLRILGTSGQNVTDVQRYSQLTCPLEIMEKTLQWRHLAPTCPDTLSCYPFTDQDPFILDSCPHVYFVGNQKKFATKLYKSEQGQTVRLVAVPSFCKTFTCVWLNMRTLECEPMCFEVNP; encoded by the exons ATGCCCATGGCTGTTGACGGAAAACTGACCGAGGTGAAGTACACGCGGCCGGAATGCGCTTTCTGCGATCTCAGCGACCGATTCACGCTACCCGATCGCACCTTCAACCGGCAGTACGCCGCATTCTACTGCGCCCGGTACAAGGCGGTGCGTGACGTTCTGGAAGACCGTGCCAGAGAAAAATGGG GTAAGCTGGACGTTCCAATCACAACGTTGTGTGACCTCGTCGAGGACAAGAGGTCAGTCGTCGTTGGGACGCTCTTCAAGATCATGGAACTCCAGCCGAGCATCTTGAAGGAGATTAGCGAGGAG CACCACATCGCACCGCAGCCGCAACGAAGCCATTTCACAGACAACGCCGATTCGCTTGTTCTCGAAGACGACAAACAGCGGCTGGCGCTTTCTGGGAGCATCGACGTTCACACCCATGTGACAG GTGTTCCCATAGCTCTGCTGGGTCGGGTGGGAACGGATGGTCGCTTCGCCGTGGAGGACTTCTGCTATGCCGAGCCGCCGGAACAGATCAAGAGGCCGCTCCTCAAGACCGACAT GTTTGTGCTCTTGGTCTCTGGCGTGGGGCTGACTGAGAAGGCCGACAGCCTGCTTCCCTTCCAGCTGCTCATCGATTACGTGTCGGGCTTCCTCGGCTGCGACGCCGACCAGGAGAGGGCGTCGCGCGTCGTCCGCGTGATCCTCGCCGGCAACAGCCTGCGGCAGAAGGGTTCGAGCAAGGACATGTCTCGG GCCAAGTTCACTGTTCGCAAGGAGTCGTCTGCGGATGCCAGCGTGGCAAGGCTCCTCGACAGCCTTCTAGAGCAACTTTCG CGTTCCGTGGAAGTGGACGTCATGCCCGGCCTCTCGGATCCGGCGGCCAGCCTGCTTCCGCAGCAGCCAATGCACCCCTGCCTCTTTCCTGGTGCTTCCCAGCGAGCCTCGCTACGATGCGTCACGAATCCTTATCAGTTTGAGTTGGACGGGTTGAG GATACTGGGAACTTCGGGGCAGAACGTGACGGATGTCCAGCGTTACAGTCAACTCACCTGCCCTCTTGAGATTATGGAGAAGACGCTGCAGTGGCGCCACCTGGCACCTACGTGTCCAGACACACTCT CCTGCTACCCGTTCACAGATCAAGACCCCTTCATTCTGGATTCTTGCCCGCACGTTTATTTCGTGGGCAACCAGAAAAAGTTTGCCACCAAGCTCTACAAAA GTGAACAAGGGCAGACAGTTCGTCTTGTGGCTGTGCCGTCCTTCTGCAAGACATTCACCTGCGTCTGGCTGAACATGAGAACCCTTGAGTGTGAACCAATGTGCTTCGAAGTTAATCCGTAA